From a region of the Constantimarinum furrinae genome:
- the cysS gene encoding cysteine--tRNA ligase: protein MKRYEKQQLYIHNSLTKSKELFTPIHEGAIGLYVCGPTVYSNVHMGNCRTFLSFDLVYRYLTHLGYKVRYVRNITDAGHLENDGESGEDPILKKARIEQLEPMEVVQKYTVDFHTIMAKFNALPPSIEPTATGHIFEQIRIVEKIMAEGYAYEKNGSVYFDVMKFNEDNAYGKLSGRQLEDMVTNTRELAAQSEKKNPQDFALWKKAEPQHIMRWPSPWSDGFPGWHLECTAMSTKYLGDQFDIHGGGMDLKFPHHECEIAQAEASTKKSPVNYWMHTNMLTLNGKKMAKSTGNNILPSELFTGDNDILSKAFSPAVAKFFMYQAHYGSILDFSNDALLASEKGFNRLMDAFRSIESLDTSEESSMNIAQWKQSCYDAMNDDFNSPILIAQLFEGATFINSVKHGSGSITVEDLKLLKQTMSDFIFDVLGLVDVASENNGSGEKLEGAIDLLIQLRNDARANKDFATSDKIRDSLLEVGIQLKDGKDGTTYSLN, encoded by the coding sequence ATGAAACGTTACGAGAAACAGCAGCTTTATATACACAATTCCCTTACCAAATCTAAAGAGCTCTTCACGCCTATTCACGAAGGCGCAATAGGATTGTATGTCTGTGGACCTACGGTTTACAGTAATGTACATATGGGAAATTGCCGCACGTTTCTTTCTTTTGATCTCGTATACCGCTATCTTACTCACCTTGGATATAAAGTTCGTTATGTACGCAATATTACCGATGCAGGGCACCTTGAGAATGATGGAGAAAGTGGCGAAGATCCTATCTTAAAAAAAGCACGAATCGAACAACTGGAACCTATGGAAGTGGTTCAGAAATACACCGTTGACTTCCATACGATCATGGCAAAATTCAATGCGTTGCCACCCAGTATAGAACCTACGGCCACTGGCCATATTTTCGAACAAATAAGAATCGTGGAAAAGATCATGGCCGAAGGTTACGCCTATGAAAAGAACGGTTCGGTATATTTCGATGTCATGAAGTTCAATGAAGATAATGCCTACGGAAAATTAAGTGGAAGACAGCTCGAAGACATGGTGACTAATACGCGCGAACTAGCAGCTCAAAGCGAAAAGAAAAATCCGCAGGATTTTGCACTTTGGAAGAAAGCAGAACCGCAACATATTATGCGCTGGCCATCTCCCTGGAGTGATGGATTTCCCGGTTGGCATCTCGAATGTACTGCCATGAGCACTAAATACTTGGGGGATCAATTCGATATTCACGGAGGCGGCATGGACCTTAAGTTTCCGCATCACGAATGTGAGATCGCTCAGGCCGAAGCAAGTACAAAAAAATCACCGGTCAACTATTGGATGCATACCAATATGCTTACTTTAAACGGTAAAAAAATGGCGAAATCAACCGGGAATAATATTTTACCTTCAGAATTGTTCACCGGAGACAACGATATACTGAGTAAGGCTTTTTCACCTGCTGTAGCTAAATTTTTTATGTATCAAGCGCATTACGGAAGTATTCTAGATTTTTCGAATGACGCTTTGCTGGCTTCAGAAAAAGGATTTAATCGCTTAATGGATGCCTTCCGAAGTATTGAAAGTTTAGATACTTCCGAAGAAAGCAGCATGAACATAGCCCAATGGAAGCAATCTTGCTATGATGCCATGAACGATGATTTTAACAGTCCTATCCTCATCGCGCAATTATTTGAAGGTGCTACCTTTATAAATTCGGTCAAGCACGGCTCCGGAAGTATTACTGTAGAAGACCTCAAATTACTTAAACAAACGATGTCGGATTTTATTTTTGATGTACTCGGACTCGTTGATGTAGCGTCCGAAAACAACGGAAGCGGAGAAAAACTGGAAGGGGCGATCGATTTACTTATTCAACTTAGAAACGATGCCAGAGCCAATAAGGATTTTGCAACAAGTGATAAAATACGGGATTCTTTGCTGGAAGTGGGTATTCAATTAAAGGACGGAAAAGACGGGACTACCTACTCGCTCAACTAA
- the folE gene encoding GTP cyclohydrolase I FolE: protein MDLEKQLKDIESFGNDHVGTSTDTPLRPDAFELSDIEKIAKIKKDVQNIMVTLGLDLNDDSLKGTPSRVAKMFVQELFGGLHPDRKPKASTFENKYKYGEMLVEKNITLYSTCEHHLLPIVGKAHIAYISNGTVVGLSKMNRIVDYFAKRPQVQERLTMQIVKELQQVLNTDDVACVIDAKHLCVNSRGIRDIDSSTVTSEFGGVFKNAEVRRDFLDYIQLNTEF, encoded by the coding sequence ATGGATTTGGAAAAGCAGCTGAAAGATATAGAGTCATTTGGAAACGACCACGTTGGAACTTCTACCGACACTCCGTTGCGCCCTGATGCTTTTGAGCTAAGCGACATCGAAAAAATTGCCAAAATAAAAAAAGATGTTCAAAATATAATGGTTACTCTCGGTCTGGACTTGAATGACGATAGTCTTAAAGGTACGCCCTCCCGTGTAGCAAAAATGTTTGTACAGGAGCTTTTTGGTGGATTACATCCCGATAGAAAGCCTAAGGCCTCTACTTTTGAAAATAAATATAAATACGGAGAAATGCTGGTTGAAAAGAACATCACGCTATATTCTACCTGCGAGCATCACCTGCTACCAATAGTTGGGAAGGCACATATCGCTTATATTTCTAACGGAACGGTTGTTGGGCTATCAAAAATGAACCGAATTGTCGATTATTTTGCGAAACGACCTCAGGTGCAAGAGCGGCTAACCATGCAAATCGTAAAAGAATTACAACAGGTATTGAACACCGACGATGTAGCTTGTGTGATCGATGCCAAACACCTATGCGTTAATTCGAGAGGAATCCGGGATATCGACAGCAGTACGGTAACCAGCGAATTTGGCGGTGTCTTTAAAAACGCAGAAGTTCGCCGGGATTTTTTAGATTATATTCAGCTAAATACTGAATTTTAA
- a CDS encoding T9SS type B sorting domain-containing protein has protein sequence MKKMYPTTFLAFFAFLFLSINVFSQGGTCSVIEPFCAGDQSLIFANCNNTDPSCNATAEPGPDYGCLGTQPYPAWFYLQVDQSGNLNFQIVQNTSFDINGNPTGTGLDVDFICWGPFNQGDNLCDYTQLQSFNEIACSFSPAPVENFTIPGAVSGQIYVLVITNYNQSAGFIKLEQTNAGQPGAGSTDCSILTTQTGCEGETFTLDASELDATNYLWEYDDGTGFVTIFNGDFPVINVTGAGDYRVTITFASGTPQIREFQVVILPTPVIASPPNNLVQCDDGINTGVFDLTVNDAVVLGAQDPAEFNVTYHNTPDDAFAGSNPINPANAYPIATPPLETIYLRIADQTGTCFETDSFTIEFSSATAGPMTDIIACDDGSGTTSLDLVALKDAEALGAQSPDAFTVTYHASQAEADAGINAHPNPYTATAPQETIFVRVENNDTPTCYGTDSFVVDIFETPTANQPSPIVLCDEAPNDGLAEFDLTIRDNQITGGNPNAVVFYYITLGAAQAGLDPIPTPTAWTNTVPNFQTIYARVENVNNPDCFSITSLVLQVDDAPSITDPISDYFICDNDQDGFEVFDLTSKDSEILNILVNVTLTYHTSQADALGGTNAIANPTNYVSGGELIWVRAENSAGCVTVGSFGLILGDIPMFVEVDEFEQCDNDSDGLEDFDLNSQNATIVGGNLNLSVSYHPTLGDAQGDSNPLGIPYTSAGGEFIWVRVEDNMTGCYGTFEMELIVLMAPEIFEPDPLTYCDDDNDGFGEFTLTDADEDVVNGNPSGNLVVSYHETLADAQNGVNALSSPYTNVDPFTQTLYVRLLDLATGCYSTTTLLLIVQDSPLINDPAALVLCDDDGDGVEIFDLTQVEPEVLGSLDPANYTISYYEDPALTIAIVNTTAYPNISNPQTIHIVVEDIANGCQGLTTVELIVNLPPSLVAPTPLELCDVNNPGDEMEAFNLESKTFEITGGDPTIVITYHETQGDADAGINALNSPYVNTVPQPQTIYIRAVGGGTGCVVSQGFTLDLVVNPLPSPVTPTPLEVCDVNNDGFAMFDLTSKDAEIIAGEPGVILSYHETLSDANLGIFPLSSPYQNIVAGMQTVYARAEYGVSNPPPNNTGCFRVVELDLIVLPTPVVPLNLDPLILCDVDGNGSEVFDLTQRAADIYGTQDPSLYSLTYHESLAAAQAGTPFIGSPQSYTNLSNPQTIYVRLEDNSSGCFKIGQFELQTPSGPAVTQPTPLSVCDDVGEPWDGISVFDLTVKNDEITGGALGVGVRYYETLADAQNDENVIDPDTAYTNLTNPQTLYVRVSDGNTGCVNTTTTLTLRVSANPDPEAPDALSLCDVNDPGDGVEVFDLTVVEAQILDGETWDVSYHESYDDAFAGVNAIVDPTLYSNLSNPQTIYIRVTNNTIPEACFEIVTLELIVNPLPDASVVISDYIICEVPSNGMALFDLSSKIPEILGGQDPSVFVVSFYESQVEAQGMLNPIQNTTAYPNSTNPQTIYVGILNSQTGCYVATQSFDLEEREGAVANTPAAPYEICDNLGDNDGIGEFTLDGSTVESQALIDEILAGQDPSVYLLSFYESLSNAQTATDPLAGTYVNVINPQVIYARVDNSDTECFEITQVILKVEQLPELTLEESYRLCVDANGNPIPEEEGALSPPVIDTGLDASLYSFEWYFNGEIILGQSDPFITALEGGTYSVIVTELDSGCSTEGVTTVVLSSPPLEYEVLVSEAFSSSHTITVNVTQGLGEWVYQLDDGVFQVENVFDGVLPGTHLVTIKDANGCGSVTVEVGIVDYPRFVTPNQDGYHDTWNIIGIADSDPTAKIYIFDRFGKLLKQISPLGEGWDGTYNGNPLPSSDYWFLVEYKEDDTTKEFRGHFTLKR, from the coding sequence ATGAAAAAGATGTACCCCACGACATTCTTAGCGTTTTTTGCGTTCTTATTTTTGAGTATAAACGTATTCTCTCAAGGAGGAACCTGTTCGGTAATAGAGCCATTTTGCGCTGGAGATCAGTCATTAATTTTTGCGAATTGTAATAATACAGATCCGAGTTGTAATGCTACTGCAGAGCCCGGTCCCGATTATGGCTGTCTTGGAACACAACCCTATCCGGCATGGTTTTATTTGCAGGTTGATCAATCCGGAAATTTAAATTTTCAAATTGTTCAGAATACCTCCTTCGATATTAACGGTAATCCAACCGGGACAGGATTGGATGTCGATTTCATCTGTTGGGGACCCTTTAATCAGGGTGACAACCTTTGTGATTATACGCAACTTCAATCTTTTAACGAGATCGCATGTAGTTTTTCTCCCGCTCCTGTAGAGAATTTTACCATCCCCGGGGCAGTATCCGGACAAATCTATGTTCTTGTAATTACAAATTATAATCAAAGCGCGGGCTTTATCAAGCTCGAGCAGACAAATGCCGGTCAGCCGGGTGCAGGATCTACAGATTGTTCCATTTTAACTACTCAGACTGGGTGTGAGGGTGAAACTTTTACCTTAGACGCCAGCGAATTAGATGCGACTAATTACCTGTGGGAATATGATGATGGAACCGGGTTTGTCACAATTTTTAATGGTGATTTTCCAGTAATCAATGTGACGGGAGCCGGTGACTATAGGGTAACCATAACATTTGCTTCCGGGACACCTCAAATTCGGGAATTCCAGGTAGTAATTCTACCTACTCCGGTTATTGCAAGTCCTCCTAATAATCTAGTACAGTGTGATGACGGTATAAATACAGGAGTATTTGATCTTACCGTGAATGATGCCGTTGTCCTCGGTGCGCAGGATCCGGCCGAATTTAATGTTACGTATCACAATACTCCCGATGATGCTTTTGCAGGAAGTAATCCTATTAATCCGGCTAACGCTTATCCGATAGCAACTCCTCCGCTGGAAACGATTTATCTTCGAATAGCCGATCAGACAGGGACATGTTTTGAAACCGATTCCTTTACTATTGAATTTTCGTCTGCAACTGCAGGACCTATGACCGATATTATTGCTTGTGATGACGGGAGTGGCACCACAAGTCTGGATCTTGTTGCCTTAAAGGACGCCGAAGCTCTTGGAGCACAAAGTCCCGATGCTTTTACGGTTACCTATCACGCATCGCAGGCGGAGGCCGATGCCGGAATAAATGCCCATCCCAATCCATATACCGCGACTGCTCCTCAGGAAACGATCTTTGTAAGAGTTGAAAATAATGATACGCCCACTTGCTATGGGACGGATAGTTTCGTGGTCGATATATTTGAAACACCGACGGCTAATCAGCCTAGCCCTATAGTTCTTTGTGATGAAGCACCTAACGATGGTCTTGCCGAATTTGATCTTACTATAAGAGACAATCAAATAACCGGAGGTAATCCTAATGCTGTGGTATTCTACTATATCACTTTGGGCGCAGCTCAGGCCGGATTGGATCCTATTCCAACCCCTACTGCCTGGACTAATACTGTTCCAAATTTTCAAACAATATACGCCAGAGTAGAGAATGTAAATAACCCGGACTGTTTTAGTATTACCTCATTGGTACTTCAAGTCGACGATGCTCCCTCGATTACTGATCCCATTAGTGATTATTTTATATGCGACAATGATCAGGATGGATTTGAGGTTTTTGATCTCACGAGTAAGGATTCAGAGATCTTGAACATATTGGTTAATGTTACTTTGACCTATCACACCTCACAGGCTGATGCTTTGGGTGGTACTAATGCTATTGCGAATCCGACCAATTATGTAAGTGGTGGTGAACTTATCTGGGTACGTGCTGAGAATAGTGCGGGCTGTGTTACTGTGGGTAGTTTTGGGTTGATTTTGGGTGATATTCCGATGTTTGTTGAAGTGGATGAGTTTGAGCAGTGTGATAATGATAGTGATGGTTTAGAGGATTTTGATCTCAACAGTCAGAATGCTACCATAGTGGGTGGTAATTTGAATTTGAGTGTTAGTTATCATCCTACTTTGGGTGATGCTCAGGGGGATAGTAATCCTTTGGGTATTCCTTATACCAGTGCTGGTGGTGAGTTTATATGGGTACGTGTTGAGGATAATATGACGGGTTGTTATGGGACCTTTGAGATGGAGTTGATCGTTTTGATGGCTCCTGAGATCTTTGAGCCCGATCCTTTGACCTATTGTGATGATGACAATGATGGTTTTGGTGAGTTTACCTTAACGGATGCCGATGAGGATGTTGTCAACGGGAATCCATCGGGGAATTTGGTGGTGAGTTATCATGAGACGTTGGCCGATGCACAAAATGGGGTCAATGCCTTAAGTAGTCCGTATACGAACGTGGATCCTTTTACTCAGACGCTTTATGTTCGTTTGCTGGATCTGGCTACGGGTTGTTACAGTACTACGACCTTGCTTTTGATCGTACAGGACAGTCCTTTGATCAATGATCCTGCTGCTTTGGTGCTGTGTGATGACGATGGAGATGGTGTTGAGATCTTCGATCTCACCCAGGTGGAGCCAGAGGTGTTAGGTTCTTTGGATCCTGCCAATTATACCATTAGTTATTATGAGGATCCAGCCCTTACCATTGCCATAGTCAATACCACGGCCTATCCCAATATAAGTAATCCTCAGACGATTCATATTGTTGTTGAGGATATTGCCAATGGGTGCCAGGGTCTCACGACGGTGGAACTTATTGTGAATTTGCCTCCTTCCCTTGTTGCTCCTACGCCTTTGGAGCTTTGTGATGTTAACAATCCCGGGGATGAGATGGAGGCCTTTAATTTAGAGAGTAAGACCTTTGAGATCACCGGTGGTGATCCTACCATTGTTATCACCTATCATGAGACGCAAGGGGATGCCGATGCGGGTATTAATGCGCTCAATAGTCCTTATGTGAATACGGTTCCTCAGCCTCAGACGATCTATATACGTGCTGTTGGTGGGGGTACGGGTTGTGTGGTGAGTCAGGGCTTTACTCTGGATCTGGTTGTGAATCCTTTGCCTTCTCCTGTCACGCCGACTCCTTTGGAGGTTTGTGATGTGAACAATGATGGATTTGCGATGTTCGATCTCACGAGTAAGGATGCTGAGATCATTGCGGGTGAGCCGGGTGTTATTTTAAGTTATCATGAGACACTTTCGGATGCGAATTTGGGTATTTTTCCTTTGAGTAGTCCGTATCAGAATATAGTTGCAGGTATGCAGACGGTGTATGCGCGTGCGGAGTATGGTGTGTCTAATCCCCCTCCCAACAATACGGGCTGTTTTAGGGTTGTTGAGTTGGATCTTATTGTGTTGCCTACCCCTGTTGTTCCGTTGAATTTGGATCCGCTTATCCTCTGTGATGTGGATGGCAATGGCAGTGAGGTTTTTGATCTCACCCAGCGTGCGGCAGATATTTACGGCACTCAGGATCCCTCCCTGTATAGTCTTACCTACCATGAGAGTTTGGCAGCTGCTCAGGCGGGTACTCCCTTTATAGGCAGTCCCCAGTCCTATACGAATTTGAGCAATCCACAGACGATCTATGTTCGTTTAGAGGATAATTCCTCGGGATGTTTTAAGATCGGTCAGTTTGAGTTGCAGACCCCTTCGGGTCCTGCGGTGACTCAGCCTACGCCTTTGAGTGTTTGTGATGATGTTGGTGAGCCCTGGGATGGTATTTCGGTATTTGATCTTACGGTAAAGAACGATGAGATCACCGGTGGTGCTTTGGGTGTTGGGGTGCGATACTATGAGACGTTGGCCGATGCTCAGAATGATGAGAATGTTATCGATCCCGATACGGCCTATACGAATTTGACCAATCCACAGACCTTGTATGTTCGTGTGAGTGATGGTAATACGGGATGTGTCAATACCACTACGACCTTAACGCTTCGCGTGAGTGCCAATCCGGACCCCGAGGCTCCCGATGCCTTATCGCTTTGTGATGTGAATGACCCGGGTGATGGGGTAGAGGTGTTCGATCTAACGGTTGTTGAGGCACAGATCTTAGATGGTGAGACCTGGGATGTTAGTTATCATGAGAGTTATGATGATGCCTTTGCGGGGGTCAATGCTATTGTTGATCCTACCCTGTACAGCAATTTAAGCAATCCACAGACGATCTACATTCGTGTGACCAACAATACGATCCCTGAGGCTTGTTTTGAGATCGTTACCTTGGAGCTTATTGTAAATCCGCTTCCTGATGCGAGTGTTGTTATAAGTGATTATATCATTTGTGAGGTTCCTTCCAATGGTATGGCCTTGTTTGATCTAAGCAGTAAGATCCCTGAGATCTTAGGGGGTCAGGATCCTTCAGTTTTTGTGGTTAGTTTCTATGAGAGTCAGGTTGAGGCCCAGGGGATGCTCAATCCGATACAAAATACTACGGCCTATCCCAATAGTACGAATCCACAGACGATCTATGTTGGGATCTTAAACAGTCAGACGGGTTGTTATGTTGCTACCCAGAGTTTTGACCTAGAGGAGCGTGAGGGTGCTGTTGCCAATACTCCTGCTGCACCGTATGAGATATGTGATAATCTGGGAGATAACGATGGCATCGGGGAGTTTACCTTAGATGGCAGCACTGTGGAATCTCAGGCGCTTATCGATGAGATCCTGGCGGGTCAGGATCCTTCGGTGTACTTGCTTAGTTTCTATGAGAGTCTCTCCAATGCTCAGACGGCCACAGATCCTTTGGCTGGCACTTATGTGAATGTTATCAATCCCCAGGTGATCTATGCTCGTGTTGACAATAGTGATACGGAGTGTTTTGAGATCACTCAGGTGATCTTAAAGGTGGAGCAGCTTCCCGAGCTTACCCTGGAGGAGAGTTATCGTTTGTGTGTGGATGCCAATGGGAATCCTATTCCAGAGGAAGAGGGTGCTTTGTCACCTCCTGTGATCGATACGGGACTTGATGCTTCGCTCTACAGTTTTGAGTGGTATTTCAACGGTGAGATCATCTTGGGTCAGAGTGATCCGTTTATCACGGCCCTGGAAGGGGGTACCTATAGTGTGATAGTGACCGAGTTGGATAGTGGATGTAGTACAGAGGGTGTTACCACGGTGGTGCTTTCTTCGCCTCCTTTGGAATATGAGGTATTGGTCTCTGAGGCATTCTCATCGAGTCATACCATTACGGTGAATGTGACCCAGGGCTTGGGTGAATGGGTGTATCAATTGGATGATGGTGTCTTTCAGGTGGAGAATGTCTTTGATGGGGTATTACCGGGGACACATCTGGTGACCATCAAGGATGCCAATGGGTGTGGTAGTGTAACCGTTGAAGTTGGGATCGTTGATTATCCAAGGTTTGTCACACCCAATCAGGATGGCTATCACGATACGTGGAACATCATTGGTATTGCCGATAGTGACCCTACGGCAAAAATTTATATATTTGACAGGTTTGGAAAATTGTTAAAGCAGATCAGTCCCCTTGGCGAGGGCTGGGATGGTACCTATAACGGGAATCCATTACCGTCGAGTGATTACTGGTTCTTGGTGGAATACAAAGAAGACGACACCACCAAAGAGTTCAGAGGTCATTTTACCTTAAAGAGATAA